In one window of Thermodesulfobacteriota bacterium DNA:
- the atpA gene encoding F0F1 ATP synthase subunit alpha, which produces MIKVEEISQLIKTQIKGFEKEIDIQEVGTVISVGDGIARIYGLEKAMAGELLEFQGGLQGMVLNLEEDNVGAALLGSDQTVKEGSTVKRTGRIVEVPVGKGLMGRVVNALGQPIDNKGPLEAAERRRVEIKAPGIVARKSVKEPLQTGIKAIDAMIPIGRGQRELIIGDRQTGKTAVAIDTIINQKGQNVFCIYVAIGQKQSTVAQISEKLKQFGAMDYTVIVAATASSPAPLQFLAPYAGCAIGEYFRDNGMHALIIYDDLSKHAVAYRQLSLLLRRPPGREAYPGDVFYLHSRLLERAAKLSDTLGGGSLTALPIIETQAGDVSAYIPTNVISITDGQIFLETDLFYSGIRPAINVGLSVSRVGGSAQIKAMKSVAGTLRLELAQYRELAAFAQFGSDLDPATQKQLNRGSKLVEILKQGQYKPLPVEKQVLVIYAATNGYVDAYPNSALKRYEEELIAFMESRHPEIIEEIRTKKAIDNDLKPRLNKALDDLKGLFVAEGK; this is translated from the coding sequence ACGGGATAGCGAGGATATACGGCCTCGAGAAGGCAATGGCCGGGGAACTCCTCGAATTCCAGGGCGGCCTCCAGGGCATGGTCCTGAACCTCGAGGAGGACAACGTCGGAGCGGCGCTCCTCGGAAGCGACCAGACGGTAAAGGAAGGCTCGACGGTCAAGAGGACCGGAAGGATAGTCGAGGTCCCGGTCGGCAAGGGCCTCATGGGCAGGGTCGTAAACGCCCTCGGGCAGCCCATAGACAACAAGGGCCCCTTGGAGGCGGCAGAGAGGCGGAGGGTCGAGATAAAGGCCCCCGGCATAGTCGCGAGGAAATCCGTCAAGGAGCCGCTCCAGACCGGAATCAAGGCCATAGACGCCATGATACCCATCGGCAGGGGCCAGAGGGAGCTCATAATCGGCGACCGCCAGACCGGAAAGACCGCGGTCGCGATCGACACCATCATAAACCAGAAAGGGCAGAACGTCTTCTGCATATACGTCGCCATCGGCCAGAAGCAGTCGACGGTCGCCCAGATATCCGAGAAATTGAAGCAGTTCGGCGCGATGGACTACACCGTTATCGTCGCCGCCACTGCAAGCTCCCCGGCTCCCCTGCAGTTCCTGGCCCCGTACGCAGGCTGCGCCATAGGCGAGTACTTCAGGGACAACGGGATGCACGCCCTCATAATCTACGACGACCTCTCGAAGCACGCGGTCGCCTACAGGCAGCTTTCGCTCCTGCTCCGCAGGCCCCCGGGCCGAGAGGCATACCCCGGAGACGTCTTCTACCTCCACTCAAGGCTCCTCGAGAGGGCCGCGAAGCTCTCTGACACCCTCGGAGGCGGGTCGCTTACGGCGCTCCCGATAATCGAGACGCAGGCTGGCGACGTCTCGGCCTACATCCCGACGAACGTCATATCCATTACCGACGGGCAGATATTCCTCGAGACCGACCTCTTCTACTCCGGCATAAGGCCCGCCATCAACGTCGGGCTTTCGGTCTCCCGCGTCGGCGGAAGCGCCCAGATAAAGGCCATGAAGTCGGTCGCCGGCACATTGAGGCTCGAGCTAGCGCAGTACAGGGAGCTCGCGGCGTTCGCCCAGTTCGGAAGCGACCTCGACCCGGCGACACAGAAGCAGCTCAACAGGGGCTCCAAGCTCGTCGAGATACTTAAGCAGGGGCAGTACAAGCCCCTTCCCGTCGAAAAGCAGGTGCTCGTCATATACGCCGCCACAAACGGCTATGTTGACGCCTACCCCAACTCGGCCCTCAAGAGGTACGAGGAAGAGCTCATAGCCTTCATGGAGTCCAGGCACCCCGAGATAATAGAGGAGATACGCACCAAGAAGGCCATAGACAACGACCTTAAGCCCAGGCTCAATAAGGCGCTTGACGACTTGAAGGGCCTGTTCGTTGCCGAGGGCAAATAG